The following coding sequences lie in one Desmodus rotundus isolate HL8 chromosome 1, HLdesRot8A.1, whole genome shotgun sequence genomic window:
- the MBLAC2 gene encoding acyl-coenzyme A thioesterase MBLAC2, with protein MSALEWYAHKSLGDGIFWIQERFYESGNRANIWLVRGSEQDVVIDTGLGLRSLPEYLYSSGLLQDSGAKEDAGCRPLLAVATHVHFDHSGGLYQFDRVAVHHAEAEALARGDNFETVTWLSDSEVVRAPSPGWRARQFRVQAVQPTLILQDGDVINLGDRQLTVMHMPGHSRGSICLHDKDRKILFSGDVVYDGSLIDWLPYSRISDYVGTCERLIELVDRGLVEKVLPGHFNTFGAERLFRLASNYIAKAGICHKVSTFAMRSLASIALRVTNSRTSP; from the exons ATGTCGGCTCTAGAGTGGTACGCCCACAAGTCCCTGGGCGACGGCATCTTCTGGATTCAGGAACGCTTCTACGAGTCGGGCAACCGCGCAAATATCTGGCTGGTGCGCGGCTCCGAACAGGACGTGGTAATCGACACAGGCCTGGGACTGCGCAGCCTTCCAGAGTACCTGTACTCCTCCGGCCTCTTGCAGGACAGCGGGGCCAAAGAGGATGCGGGGTGCCGGCCGCTGCTGGCCGTGGCTACCCACGTGCACTTCGACCACTCCGGCGGCCTTTACCAGTTTGACAGAGTGGCGGTGCACCATGCCGAGGCCGAGGCACTGGCTCGCGGGGACAACTTTGAGACTGTGACCTGGCTGTCCGACAGTGAGGTCGTGCGGGCTCCCAGCCCCGGCTGGAGGGCCAGGCAGTTCCGAGTGCAAGCGGTGCAGCCCACCCTCATCCTGCAGGATG GGGATGTAATCAACCTTGGTGACAGACAGCTCACTGTTATGCACATGCCCGGTCACTCCAGGGGCAGTATTTGCTTACATGACAAAGACCGAAAGATTCTCTTCAGTGGAGACGTTGTGTATGATGGATCACTGATTGATTGGCTCCCATACAGCAGGATAAGTGACTATGTTGGAACCTGTGAACGTCTAATAGAACTAGTGGACAGAGGTCTGGTAGAGAAGGTGCTTCCTGGGCACTTTAATACCTTTGGCGCCGAAAGGCTTTTTCGATTGGCTTCTAACTATATTGCAAAAGCTGGGATATGTCACAAAGTTTCTACTTTTGCCATGCGATCTCTTGCTAGTATAGCCCTACGTGTAACAAATTCTAGGACCTCACCCTAG